In Hallerella succinigenes, the following are encoded in one genomic region:
- a CDS encoding TolC family protein has protein sequence MIFRILPFLLIAVAFATEVRYDCEGFVERGLSMDPMLAESRFSTEAKKNKISEIKAAAILSKFEISMMVGPAPGLKETVDDWGDTVDTWDFTKMGPFFGTEIKAVQPLNYGQYKVGKKAAEADLRQTEMSVIGKEHEKSVELQTYYYNYLLALEMNRLAADAKKQMDRAEEKLEEALDDDDPNVSQTDLLRLKASRHTLDEAIIDAENGLARVKLAVKFSLGLDSNETFAPMDTVLAERSEYFPTLDEAKELAVRHHPDLKRLNAGLEARQYQLQLAEAKLGPQFFLMGEFTYVKSWAGNRTAVQKNAFAQDAVNKISGAIGFGVRYNLNFWRSWSSYVSARTELRGLKLKENYASEGILLQMEEQYIQTQGAKAKLESLRSSLRASESILKSAAMKYDLDPSNTSELVSAYKDNLMLQKSYYYAVCKYNIAFAELISRMGLSLSEYHQLDLGK, from the coding sequence ATGATTTTTCGGATTTTGCCCTTTTTGTTAATCGCGGTCGCTTTCGCTACGGAAGTGCGGTATGATTGCGAGGGCTTTGTCGAAAGAGGCCTTTCGATGGATCCGATGCTTGCGGAATCCCGTTTTTCGACTGAAGCGAAGAAGAACAAGATTTCTGAGATCAAGGCGGCTGCCATTCTTTCCAAATTTGAAATTTCCATGATGGTGGGACCCGCTCCCGGTTTGAAGGAAACCGTGGACGATTGGGGCGATACCGTCGATACGTGGGATTTTACGAAAATGGGGCCGTTCTTTGGAACGGAAATTAAGGCTGTGCAACCGTTGAATTACGGACAGTACAAGGTCGGAAAAAAAGCGGCAGAAGCGGACCTGCGCCAGACAGAAATGAGCGTCATCGGCAAAGAACATGAAAAAAGCGTCGAACTGCAAACGTATTATTACAACTATCTGCTCGCTCTTGAAATGAACCGCTTGGCGGCCGATGCCAAAAAACAGATGGACCGTGCGGAAGAAAAACTCGAAGAAGCCTTGGATGATGACGATCCGAATGTTTCGCAGACCGACCTGCTGAGGCTCAAAGCGAGCCGTCATACGCTTGACGAGGCAATCATCGATGCGGAAAACGGACTTGCCCGTGTGAAGCTTGCCGTAAAATTCTCGCTCGGGCTCGATTCAAACGAAACCTTTGCTCCGATGGACACGGTCCTTGCGGAACGGTCGGAATATTTTCCGACTCTCGACGAAGCGAAGGAGCTTGCGGTGCGGCATCATCCGGATTTGAAGCGTTTGAATGCGGGGCTTGAAGCGAGGCAGTATCAGCTGCAACTGGCAGAAGCGAAGCTCGGTCCGCAGTTCTTCTTGATGGGTGAATTTACTTATGTGAAGTCTTGGGCGGGAAACCGTACCGCGGTGCAGAAGAACGCCTTTGCGCAGGATGCGGTGAACAAGATTTCGGGTGCGATCGGCTTTGGCGTGCGTTACAATTTGAACTTTTGGCGCAGTTGGAGTTCTTATGTTTCAGCGCGGACAGAATTGCGCGGCTTGAAACTGAAAGAAAATTATGCGTCGGAAGGAATTCTTTTGCAGATGGAAGAACAGTACATTCAGACGCAAGGTGCGAAGGCGAAGCTCGAAAGCTTGCGTTCAAGCTTGAGAGCGAGCGAATCCATTTTGAAGAGCGCCGCGATGAAGTACGATCTGGATCCTTCGAATACGAGTGAACTCGTTTCGGCTTACAAGGATAACCTGATGCTTCAGAAGTCTTATTATTATGCAGTCTGCAAGTACAACATTGCATTTGCGGAACTGATCAGTCGGATGGGACTTTCCCTTTCCGAATATCATCAACTTGATTTGGGTAAATAA
- a CDS encoding MlaC/ttg2D family ABC transporter substrate-binding protein, which yields MKIQILLSIVAMSFVTAFAADPVLAISKNDKELQTLLKKKSLNKKDNERVKALLSDVFNFKRLAEKTLPKETWASLDDASKDSFATEFQRMVRNSSAKRLEMYRTDSTIYDAPKLKKNNTEANVTAHLWYKGKESVLVYKMTLENGNWMAWDLVIDDLSTARNYKEQFATILKTKSFGELLETIKKKADEIEE from the coding sequence ATGAAAATTCAAATACTTCTCTCGATTGTCGCTATGTCTTTTGTGACGGCTTTTGCGGCTGATCCGGTTCTGGCGATTTCCAAGAACGACAAAGAATTGCAGACTCTTTTGAAAAAGAAGAGCCTGAACAAGAAGGACAATGAACGCGTCAAGGCTCTGTTGAGTGATGTGTTCAACTTTAAGCGTCTTGCGGAAAAAACCTTGCCGAAAGAAACCTGGGCCTCTCTCGATGATGCTTCGAAGGATTCCTTTGCAACGGAATTTCAACGTATGGTGCGCAATTCGAGCGCAAAGCGTCTTGAAATGTATCGCACCGACAGTACGATTTACGATGCTCCGAAGCTGAAGAAGAACAATACGGAAGCGAATGTGACGGCGCATCTCTGGTACAAGGGTAAGGAATCCGTTCTCGTTTATAAGATGACATTGGAAAACGGCAACTGGATGGCTTGGGACTTGGTGATTGACGACCTTTCGACGGCTCGCAATTACAAGGAACAGTTTGCAACGATTCTGAAGACGAAGAGCTTTGGCGAACTTCTCGAAACGATCAAGAAGAAGGCTGACGAAATCGAAGAATGA
- a CDS encoding divergent polysaccharide deacetylase family protein has protein sequence MKNKNLILVTICIAIVLLGVSFVLMNQEAFDNTLIATGLKKSKPMLADADPYMKKLLQEIPVQKVLPKKKKNPREIWKVGRGISYPNYLLKAQRHLEKHGGKVLSMEEVESRNGSVVDFDFVAPFGDTFYVQLQVADSFYNNTSRLAVAFYASKELSGYADELNGLNFPYSLLITPSEISSFKAGLTKLNQYESVVWLPMEDKKLRSKSFSKSMIFIHQSQSEIQDIVTDALEKVPHAQGIATRFGSRAVEQQALLHAIFNPLQERNLWFMDLTKNRYSRAEDVCEDIHLKCRTESPFDPSRMTHAVYVSRVLKTARRSGKAILILPISNASFKAIENLEADATAQGTEFVSLSNIFQTE, from the coding sequence ATGAAAAATAAGAATCTCATCCTGGTCACGATTTGTATTGCGATTGTTCTTTTAGGGGTATCCTTTGTTCTGATGAATCAGGAAGCCTTTGACAATACGCTAATCGCGACGGGCTTAAAAAAATCAAAGCCGATGCTTGCGGACGCGGATCCCTATATGAAGAAACTTCTTCAAGAGATTCCCGTTCAAAAGGTTCTGCCGAAAAAAAAGAAGAACCCGCGCGAAATTTGGAAAGTCGGACGCGGAATTTCTTACCCGAATTACCTTTTGAAAGCGCAGAGGCATTTGGAAAAGCACGGCGGGAAAGTCCTTTCGATGGAAGAAGTCGAAAGTCGAAACGGCTCGGTTGTCGATTTTGACTTTGTCGCACCCTTTGGCGATACCTTCTACGTTCAGTTGCAGGTCGCGGATAGCTTTTATAATAATACGTCCCGTTTGGCGGTCGCCTTTTACGCAAGCAAAGAACTTTCAGGTTATGCGGACGAATTGAACGGACTAAACTTTCCGTATTCCCTGCTGATTACACCGTCCGAAATTTCTTCCTTCAAAGCGGGCCTTACAAAACTGAATCAGTACGAATCCGTCGTCTGGCTTCCGATGGAAGACAAGAAGCTTCGTTCTAAATCCTTCAGCAAATCGATGATCTTTATTCATCAATCCCAATCTGAAATTCAGGACATTGTCACAGACGCTTTAGAAAAAGTTCCCCACGCACAAGGAATTGCGACTCGATTCGGCAGCCGCGCCGTGGAACAGCAAGCCTTGCTCCACGCCATTTTCAATCCTCTCCAAGAACGCAACCTTTGGTTTATGGATTTAACCAAGAACCGCTATTCCAGAGCCGAAGACGTCTGCGAGGACATCCATCTTAAGTGTCGTACAGAAAGCCCATTCGACCCGTCTAGAATGACGCATGCCGTCTATGTTTCTCGGGTCTTGAAAACGGCAAGACGATCCGGCAAAGCAATTTTGATTCTTCCTATTTCGAACGCGAGCTTCAAGGCTATCGAAAATTTAGAAGCCGACGCGACTGCACAAGGGACAGAATTTGTTAGTTTATCCAATATCTTCCAAACTGAATAG
- a CDS encoding lytic transglycosylase domain-containing protein, with protein sequence MKNNVRLSAIPSAIVLIAVIGLLAGFIGFWWYGSVQMNQLSIREARLQKEAVQYIKYRNWTLDYCHIYFALDIVSKNKMTSAQKKMLSDEIWMISRNYGFDPLLIPAIVFQESKGNPNAKGRYRSGAESGAYGLMQLKVPTAQSIGKRFGLVVNDGSDLLRPEVSVVVGSAYLMRLVGRYGDLKKAIIAYNLGQGGVDSKIRSGTPLPTNYYESVLAKYRKLQRLVRERIGEMP encoded by the coding sequence GTGAAAAATAACGTCCGGCTGTCTGCAATCCCCTCGGCAATCGTTTTGATTGCGGTGATAGGCCTGTTGGCGGGCTTTATCGGTTTTTGGTGGTATGGCTCGGTCCAGATGAATCAGCTTTCGATTCGGGAAGCGCGTTTGCAGAAGGAAGCTGTGCAATACATCAAGTATCGGAATTGGACGCTAGACTATTGCCATATCTATTTCGCATTGGATATTGTCTCAAAGAATAAGATGACCTCTGCCCAGAAGAAGATGCTGAGCGATGAAATCTGGATGATTTCGCGTAATTACGGTTTTGACCCGCTGCTGATCCCTGCGATTGTTTTTCAGGAAAGCAAGGGGAATCCGAATGCGAAGGGACGGTATCGGAGCGGCGCGGAGTCGGGAGCCTATGGCTTGATGCAGTTGAAAGTGCCTACAGCCCAGTCAATTGGAAAGCGTTTTGGATTAGTGGTGAACGACGGTTCGGATCTTTTGCGTCCGGAAGTGAGCGTGGTTGTGGGAAGCGCATACCTGATGCGGTTGGTGGGGCGTTATGGCGATTTGAAGAAAGCAATCATAGCCTACAATCTGGGGCAGGGTGGGGTGGATTCCAAGATTCGAAGTGGAACGCCTCTGCCGACAAACTATTATGAAAGTGTTTTGGCAAAATATCGGAAATTACAGCGGCTTGTCCGTGAAAGGATAGGCGAAATGCCTTAG
- a CDS encoding alpha-amylase/4-alpha-glucanotransferase domain-containing protein, translated as MKPQKLSLLLYIKDPFDLKKGSFDVLYSQIAVEIRKLLEECKIRLSLYLPGNVIQVWNKQNIADIVWMRGAIREGKLEIVGGGFYDAMLPLFPTELQELQLKEHFCLVEKVFQTEPVGYFNSSMAWEIGMTEVLAKQGFRYTLVSEKSLQDTLGRATRVTGWYTAEDRDSVMRLLPICQNLCEVLQQESSTLQAKLESLGESETTWVVTQAIPLSSMEKIGAFFKRLRENFEQFSFQFWTLSHVLEESSGGKVNLMSDIGTNVGLPAGSHSCRELLLRRPEADLMHKQLLIANSHAKSLLPEKELLGVQRKLLPLMAPEYYADLYDNEGVRSPVVRWKGNASIIAVEEEIENRAKLDGRRVEVSDFLRNGNRQILVNNSNLQFLLEQRKGATLRSLVYKPAQLNLVSAFQQNGDVPRAFADHLLPTSLTDMKQIDAALNDGQGILSAPYDYEIERKENSLGVMLRAEQMANVAGKEHVLHIDKKFELNRSNSELDVRYALTNGTFSDLEAYFGTELNLGVRIVHGQRAYSLKINGQSVSLDASVPLLFPDATVVSLKDGLLSYAFRFRFSQPVKVALNWIMGSHQTAAPTVVQGVRLFLFWNLKLQGQGETDFGIHMDFSKRGFFL; from the coding sequence ATGAAACCGCAGAAATTATCACTCCTGCTGTATATCAAAGATCCTTTTGATTTGAAAAAAGGTTCTTTTGATGTACTGTATTCTCAGATCGCAGTTGAAATTCGAAAGCTTTTAGAAGAATGCAAAATTCGTCTGTCTTTATACTTGCCTGGAAACGTTATTCAGGTGTGGAATAAGCAGAACATCGCTGACATTGTTTGGATGCGTGGTGCAATCCGAGAGGGGAAACTTGAAATTGTAGGCGGGGGTTTTTATGATGCAATGCTTCCTCTGTTTCCGACAGAGCTTCAAGAACTTCAGTTGAAAGAACATTTCTGTTTGGTGGAAAAAGTTTTCCAGACAGAGCCTGTGGGGTACTTTAATTCCTCGATGGCCTGGGAAATTGGGATGACGGAAGTGCTTGCGAAGCAGGGATTCCGCTATACGCTGGTTTCGGAAAAAAGTTTGCAGGATACTTTAGGGCGTGCGACGCGTGTGACGGGCTGGTATACAGCGGAAGACCGTGACTCGGTCATGCGGCTGTTGCCCATTTGCCAGAATTTATGCGAAGTTTTGCAGCAAGAGTCTTCTACGCTGCAAGCGAAGCTGGAATCTTTAGGTGAAAGCGAGACGACATGGGTTGTGACGCAAGCGATTCCGCTTTCAAGCATGGAGAAAATAGGAGCTTTCTTTAAGCGCCTGCGTGAAAATTTTGAACAGTTCTCTTTTCAATTCTGGACGCTTTCCCATGTTTTAGAGGAATCTTCGGGTGGAAAGGTGAACCTGATGAGCGATATTGGAACGAATGTGGGGCTTCCTGCGGGTTCGCACAGCTGTCGAGAACTTCTTTTACGCCGTCCGGAAGCGGATTTGATGCACAAGCAATTGCTGATCGCCAATTCCCACGCGAAGAGTCTTTTGCCGGAAAAGGAACTTTTGGGTGTGCAGAGAAAGCTTTTGCCGTTGATGGCTCCGGAGTATTACGCGGATCTTTATGATAACGAAGGTGTGCGCAGTCCGGTTGTACGTTGGAAAGGCAATGCGAGTATTATCGCTGTTGAAGAAGAAATTGAAAATCGAGCGAAGCTCGATGGTCGACGTGTAGAAGTCTCGGATTTTTTGCGCAACGGGAATCGCCAAATTCTGGTGAACAATTCTAATTTGCAGTTCTTGCTGGAACAGCGGAAGGGCGCGACTTTGCGTTCTTTGGTTTATAAGCCAGCCCAGCTGAACCTGGTGAGCGCCTTTCAGCAGAACGGTGATGTGCCGCGTGCCTTCGCGGATCATTTGCTTCCGACGTCCCTAACGGATATGAAGCAGATCGATGCCGCATTGAATGATGGCCAAGGCATTCTTTCTGCGCCGTATGATTATGAGATTGAGCGGAAGGAAAACTCTTTGGGCGTGATGCTTCGTGCGGAGCAGATGGCGAATGTCGCTGGTAAGGAACATGTTTTGCATATCGACAAAAAATTTGAATTGAACCGTTCGAATTCGGAACTCGATGTGCGTTACGCCTTGACGAATGGAACGTTTTCGGATTTGGAAGCTTACTTTGGAACAGAGCTGAATTTGGGTGTTCGCATAGTCCACGGTCAAAGGGCTTATTCGTTGAAGATCAACGGGCAGAGCGTTTCCCTTGACGCAAGTGTGCCGTTGCTCTTTCCGGATGCGACTGTGGTGTCTCTCAAAGACGGTCTGCTTTCCTATGCTTTCCGATTCCGTTTTTCGCAGCCGGTGAAGGTCGCGTTGAATTGGATTATGGGATCTCACCAGACCGCGGCGCCGACCGTGGTGCAGGGCGTTCGACTGTTCTTGTTTTGGAATTTAAAATTGCAGGGCCAGGGTGAAACCGATTTCGGTATTCACATGGATTTTTCTAAGCGGGGATTCTTTTTATGA
- a CDS encoding pyridoxine 5'-phosphate synthase — protein MPVKLSVNIDHIATIREARKIREPDPVAGATLAELAGCHGISAHLREDRRHIQERDVRLLRGIVTTHLNLEMAPTSEMIQLAIDIQPDMVTLVPENQEVTSEGGLNVAARIDELTKTVASFKNNDIAVSVFIDPDTDQVKAAKKIGADFVELHTGHFANAFDLGSSADVDRELAAIQDMTVLARKYGLRVNAGQGLNYRNVGYISSINGIEELTIGHSIIGRSVMIGMDRAVREMLESIRLAEH, from the coding sequence ATGCCTGTTAAACTGAGCGTAAATATTGACCACATCGCTACGATCCGCGAAGCCCGCAAGATCCGCGAACCGGATCCTGTTGCAGGCGCCACCCTGGCAGAACTTGCCGGTTGCCACGGTATTTCCGCACACCTGCGAGAAGACCGCCGCCACATTCAAGAGCGCGATGTTCGACTGCTCCGCGGCATTGTAACGACCCATTTGAATTTGGAAATGGCTCCGACTTCAGAAATGATCCAGCTCGCGATTGATATTCAGCCGGATATGGTAACGCTTGTTCCTGAAAATCAGGAAGTGACCAGCGAAGGCGGTTTGAACGTTGCCGCTCGAATCGACGAACTGACCAAAACCGTCGCCTCCTTCAAAAATAACGATATCGCCGTGAGCGTCTTTATCGATCCGGATACGGACCAGGTAAAAGCGGCAAAGAAAATCGGAGCGGACTTTGTGGAACTGCACACAGGTCACTTTGCAAACGCTTTTGATTTAGGTTCTTCCGCAGACGTGGATCGTGAACTCGCCGCCATCCAAGACATGACCGTTCTTGCTCGCAAATATGGTTTACGCGTCAACGCAGGGCAAGGCTTGAACTACCGCAATGTCGGTTACATTTCAAGTATCAACGGTATCGAAGAATTGACGATCGGACACAGCATCATCGGACGTTCTGTGATGATCGGTATGGACCGTGCCGTTCGCGAAATGCTCGAATCGATTCGCCTCGCCGAACATTGA
- the miaA gene encoding tRNA (adenosine(37)-N6)-dimethylallyltransferase MiaA, translated as MPLLCALVGATGVGKTKLSLSLAKEFRAKIISMDSRQIYKDFCIGTAQPSKEALKNIPHHLVDFYPPTESFSVGEFVRLVKELLQKNPRTPYILVGGTGMYLQALTEGLAEIPQVREDIRKECETILSNKGLDALYQMLKEIDPDSAQTILPQDRQRLLRALEVSMQTGRKFSEVRSNRKGGIGNVKTFWLDRERTTLYANIDKRVLQMIEDGWKQEVENLLSRVPLEAPAWQSLGYKEWVSCIQGKMSSKEVVDAVQLGTRRYAKRQITWFRHQTVAERIDLGEDFNQNFEKIAQSLISE; from the coding sequence ATGCCCCTTCTTTGTGCTCTAGTCGGCGCCACAGGCGTAGGAAAAACGAAACTCTCTCTTTCGCTTGCGAAAGAGTTTCGTGCGAAAATCATTTCAATGGATTCCCGCCAGATCTATAAAGACTTCTGCATCGGCACGGCTCAGCCGTCTAAAGAAGCGCTAAAGAATATTCCTCATCATCTGGTAGATTTCTATCCTCCGACGGAAAGTTTTTCGGTGGGCGAATTTGTCCGCTTGGTCAAAGAGCTTTTGCAAAAGAATCCTCGGACTCCATACATCTTGGTCGGCGGAACGGGAATGTACTTGCAAGCGCTCACGGAAGGGCTCGCCGAAATTCCGCAGGTCCGTGAAGACATTCGAAAAGAGTGTGAAACGATTCTTTCGAACAAAGGCTTAGATGCTTTGTATCAAATGCTCAAAGAAATCGATCCGGATTCCGCACAAACTATTCTCCCGCAAGACCGCCAACGTTTGCTACGCGCTCTAGAAGTTTCGATGCAAACCGGTCGCAAGTTTTCCGAAGTCCGCAGCAACCGTAAAGGTGGAATCGGAAACGTGAAAACCTTCTGGCTTGATCGTGAACGTACAACGTTGTATGCAAACATCGACAAGCGTGTTCTGCAAATGATTGAAGACGGCTGGAAACAAGAAGTGGAAAACTTGCTTTCACGAGTTCCGCTGGAAGCTCCGGCATGGCAGAGCCTTGGATATAAAGAATGGGTATCCTGCATTCAGGGGAAAATGTCCTCTAAAGAAGTCGTCGATGCGGTTCAGCTGGGTACAAGACGCTATGCAAAGCGACAAATCACCTGGTTCCGTCACCAAACAGTGGCGGAAAGAATCGATTTAGGGGAAGATTTCAATCAAAACTTCGAAAAAATTGCCCAAAGTTTGATTTCTGAATAA